In the Leptospira limi genome, one interval contains:
- a CDS encoding PaaI family thioesterase, translating into MKSVAKKNLSFASSPDNADGLQLKITFDEDTKTAFGDYTCPEKYQGLPDQIHPGIISTILDEIMVKINEAMNFETTTGELTIRFLQPAKVNEPLHLRGWFVKKNKKIIENRAEIENEIGKIVARGKGKYIEAED; encoded by the coding sequence ATGAAATCCGTTGCGAAAAAAAATCTCAGCTTTGCCTCCTCTCCGGACAATGCAGACGGGTTGCAGTTAAAAATCACATTTGATGAAGACACAAAAACTGCCTTCGGTGATTACACCTGCCCCGAAAAATACCAGGGTTTACCAGATCAAATCCATCCAGGGATTATCTCAACCATTCTTGACGAGATCATGGTCAAGATCAATGAAGCGATGAATTTCGAAACCACAACAGGGGAACTTACCATTCGTTTCCTACAACCTGCAAAGGTGAATGAACCTCTTCACTTACGTGGATGGTTTGTGAAAAAGAACAAAAAAATCATCGAAAACCGTGCTGAAATTGAAAATGAGATCGGCAAAATAGTGGCCCGCGGAAAAGGTAAATATATCGAAGCTGAAGACTGA